The Candidatus Atribacteria bacterium ADurb.Bin276 genome includes a region encoding these proteins:
- a CDS encoding putative ABC transporter-binding protein precursor, translated as MKKGILILMVFTLVMVLGSITFAQDQPLEITFWHHEAPAHRVAAFQKVIDLFMKENPNINLKQEVVMWGDAWVKTLAAIEANTLPDFQFGLPDFVTTMFKTGSLAPLTDLVKEIDEKYQIFPNQKNMYFYDGDYWGVPIMTMVMLMTYRPSFLEEYVGTTEPPKTWDEVLDYAKKITENSEEEVYGIGIGGAKNLMTDEQAYIFMASTGARFFDENGNITFNSPETIEALKLYNDLIKFAPPGAEAWSWGEIELNIAAGTLAMSPYFPSVQKRFHEEFDSDDYNAAHIPFYKDRTERGTITYPNEVHLYKDTLEKPGHKEAVYDFVRFMMRPDINAILTSGQEPGGFFPTSVAASQAKEYWDDPIVKRFENAHKIAMEALNDYATLYGFEYGKWVNTGIGDISGADVLADTVNKVVSGQMTPEEAAAYGAELMTKYSAPIAQ; from the coding sequence ATGAAAAAAGGGATTTTAATCCTGATGGTTTTTACTTTAGTCATGGTGTTAGGTAGTATAACTTTTGCTCAAGATCAGCCATTAGAAATAACTTTTTGGCATCACGAAGCACCTGCTCACCGAGTTGCAGCATTTCAAAAAGTAATCGATCTTTTCATGAAAGAAAACCCCAACATCAATTTAAAACAAGAAGTTGTCATGTGGGGAGATGCTTGGGTTAAAACCTTAGCTGCTATTGAAGCTAACACACTCCCTGATTTTCAATTTGGTTTACCTGATTTTGTTACAACCATGTTTAAGACCGGTTCTCTGGCACCACTAACTGATTTAGTGAAAGAAATTGATGAAAAGTACCAGATATTTCCCAACCAGAAGAATATGTATTTCTATGATGGTGATTATTGGGGAGTTCCTATTATGACCATGGTCATGCTCATGACCTATCGACCTAGTTTCCTCGAAGAATATGTTGGAACTACTGAACCACCAAAAACCTGGGATGAAGTACTTGATTACGCCAAAAAGATCACCGAAAATTCGGAAGAAGAAGTATATGGTATTGGGATTGGTGGAGCAAAGAACTTGATGACCGACGAACAAGCCTACATATTCATGGCAAGTACCGGTGCACGATTCTTTGATGAAAATGGAAATATCACCTTTAATAGCCCAGAAACCATTGAAGCACTGAAATTATATAATGATTTGATCAAATTTGCTCCTCCCGGAGCCGAAGCCTGGTCTTGGGGAGAAATCGAATTGAATATAGCAGCAGGAACCCTGGCCATGTCTCCTTACTTTCCATCGGTCCAGAAAAGATTCCACGAAGAGTTTGATAGCGATGACTACAATGCAGCTCATATACCTTTTTATAAAGATCGCACTGAACGAGGGACAATTACCTACCCCAATGAAGTTCATCTCTATAAAGATACTTTAGAAAAACCAGGTCACAAAGAAGCGGTTTACGACTTCGTTCGTTTCATGATGAGACCCGATATAAACGCTATATTAACTTCCGGTCAAGAACCCGGTGGTTTCTTCCCTACGAGTGTTGCCGCTTCCCAAGCTAAGGAATATTGGGATGATCCGATTGTTAAACGATTCGAAAATGCTCATAAAATTGCCATGGAAGCTTTGAATGATTATGCTACGCTTTATGGTTTTGAATATGGTAAATGGGTTAATACCGGTATTGGTGATATCTCCGGTGCTGATGTTTTAGCTGATACTGTCAATAAAGTAGTAAGTGGTCAAATGACTCCCGAAGAAGCAGCAGCCTATGGCGCAGAACTCATGACCAAATATTCTGCACCGATTGCGCAATAA
- the ycjO_8 gene encoding Inner membrane ABC transporter permease protein YcjO — MLKIRKNEIQQYLFLLPVFIVVLVIFAYPYIRNLIYSFYDISFGGAKSNYIGLKNYTYLLGSGFFWESLWKSLYWTLGNLIIQLIVPLFLAILLNIKMKGIHLARSLIMLPWIAPTVAVAVCMRWMLLPRIGIINAFLTSIGLMEKQIHFLGNNTTAMPALILLNSWKFLPFGTLMILAALQAIPLSVFEAAEVDGATGFQKFRFVTFPLLSSMIWFVGFLAFAWNFNTFDFIWLTTQGGPGTATQTLPVLIYRTAFKTFRLGEASAVTVFIGIFLIILGFFYFSYLTPKDKQ, encoded by the coding sequence ATGCTTAAAATTCGGAAAAATGAAATACAGCAATACTTATTCTTGCTCCCAGTCTTCATCGTTGTCTTGGTTATTTTTGCTTATCCATATATTCGAAATTTAATTTACTCTTTCTATGATATTTCCTTTGGAGGCGCCAAATCCAATTATATAGGACTAAAAAATTATACCTACCTTCTGGGTAGTGGCTTTTTCTGGGAATCTTTATGGAAAAGCCTTTATTGGACTTTAGGTAATTTAATTATTCAGTTGATTGTGCCCCTCTTCTTAGCGATTCTACTAAACATAAAAATGAAAGGAATTCATTTAGCTCGATCACTGATAATGCTCCCTTGGATTGCGCCTACCGTTGCAGTTGCAGTCTGTATGAGATGGATGTTGCTTCCCAGAATTGGCATTATTAATGCTTTTTTGACTTCGATTGGGTTAATGGAGAAACAAATTCATTTTTTAGGTAACAATACCACCGCCATGCCTGCTCTCATTCTTCTTAACTCCTGGAAATTTCTTCCTTTTGGGACTTTGATGATTTTGGCCGCTCTTCAAGCTATTCCTTTGAGTGTTTTTGAAGCAGCCGAGGTGGATGGTGCAACTGGTTTTCAAAAATTTCGATTTGTTACCTTTCCTCTTCTTAGCTCAATGATTTGGTTTGTTGGATTCCTGGCATTTGCTTGGAATTTTAATACTTTTGATTTTATTTGGTTAACGACTCAGGGAGGTCCTGGAACGGCAACCCAAACCCTACCAGTTTTAATCTACCGAACTGCTTTTAAGACCTTCCGTTTGGGAGAAGCATCTGCAGTAACAGTTTTTATTGGTATCTTTTTGATTATTCTTGGTTTTTTCTATTTCAGTTACCTTACTCCAAAAGATAAACAATAA